From Thermogemmata fonticola, one genomic window encodes:
- a CDS encoding molybdopterin-binding domain-containing protein yields MELTVVKNAVCTFCGCVCDDIELHADGQRIVETKRACILGEAWFKHHTAEKLYPPALIDGQEATLDEAIELAADILHKADLPLIYGLSNITCEAQREAVWLAETVGAVIDSHTSL; encoded by the coding sequence ATGGAACTGACAGTGGTCAAAAATGCGGTTTGCACCTTCTGCGGCTGCGTTTGCGATGACATCGAACTCCACGCTGATGGCCAGCGCATCGTCGAAACCAAACGAGCCTGCATCCTGGGGGAAGCCTGGTTCAAGCATCACACGGCGGAAAAACTCTATCCTCCCGCTCTCATCGACGGCCAGGAGGCCACGCTCGACGAGGCGATTGAGCTAGCCGCTGACATTCTCCACAAGGCCGACCTGCCGCTCATCTACGGCCTGAGCAACATCACCTGCGAAGCCCAGCGTGAGGCAGTCTGGCTGGCCGAGACTGTCGGCGCCGTCATCGACAGCCACACCTCGCTTTGA
- the fhcD gene encoding formylmethanofuran--tetrahydromethanopterin N-formyltransferase has product MNATTTPSTPGPVREAAMRIVQGVEIEDTFAEAFGMTAARLIITAQSPHWAMIAAQAATGYATSVIGCDAEAGLERELSPQETPDGRPGVSLLLFAFSRDALQKAVVNRVAQCVLTCATTACYNGLPIDPARSIKVGGALRYFGDGWQLSKYLDGKRYWRIPTMDGEFLCEETFGTVKGVAGGNFLILGRSQEAALAAAEAAVQAIRRVPEVILPFPGGIVRSGSKVGSKYKALKASTNDAYCPTLRGGVASRLPEGVNAVYEIVIDGLSLAAVEEAMRVGITAACQPGVVRISAGNYGGKLGPYPIPLHRLFPA; this is encoded by the coding sequence ATGAACGCCACAACGACTCCCTCAACTCCCGGACCGGTTCGGGAAGCGGCCATGCGAATTGTGCAAGGGGTAGAAATCGAGGACACATTTGCGGAAGCGTTCGGGATGACAGCCGCGCGGCTGATCATCACGGCCCAGTCGCCGCACTGGGCGATGATTGCTGCTCAGGCCGCCACGGGGTACGCGACGTCGGTGATTGGATGCGATGCGGAAGCGGGCCTGGAGCGAGAGTTATCCCCCCAGGAAACGCCGGATGGACGGCCCGGTGTCAGCCTGCTTCTGTTCGCCTTCAGCCGGGATGCGTTGCAGAAGGCCGTGGTCAACCGGGTGGCTCAGTGCGTGCTGACGTGTGCCACCACGGCGTGTTACAACGGCCTGCCGATCGACCCGGCGCGGTCGATCAAGGTGGGCGGCGCCTTGCGCTATTTTGGCGACGGCTGGCAACTCAGCAAGTATCTGGACGGGAAGCGCTACTGGCGCATCCCCACGATGGACGGGGAGTTTCTTTGCGAGGAGACCTTCGGGACGGTCAAGGGGGTGGCTGGGGGCAACTTCCTCATTTTGGGGCGGTCGCAGGAAGCAGCCCTCGCGGCGGCGGAAGCCGCGGTGCAGGCCATCCGCCGAGTTCCGGAGGTGATCCTGCCTTTTCCCGGCGGGATCGTGCGGAGCGGCAGCAAAGTGGGGAGCAAGTACAAGGCGCTCAAAGCCAGCACCAACGACGCCTACTGTCCCACGCTCCGCGGCGGCGTGGCAAGCCGGCTGCCGGAGGGCGTCAACGCGGTATATGAGATTGTCATCGACGGGCTGAGTCTGGCAGCCGTGGAGGAAGCCATGCGGGTGGGGATCACCGCAGCGTGCCAGCCGGGAGTGGTGCGGATTTCTGCGGGAAATTACGGCGGCAAACTCGGCCCCTATCCCATCCCGCTCCACCGCTTGTTTCCGGCGTAA
- the argA gene encoding amino-acid N-acetyltransferase, with the protein MRERLTHFREILRYVPRFRDRVFVIALDGAVVEDDNFPNLLLDIALLRSLNIRVVLVHGAARQIRRYAEMIGVTPSDLDGTGVTDRTTLQVAITAANRVNHEILEGLTANDLRAVCPNAIVAHPAGILGGVDHLFTGRVERVDVGLLTTLLEHDIIPVIPPIGIDGCGNSFRLNSDAVAVEVAKALRAIKLIYLNTEGGIPAPDGSVIRQMPVQEADAFLKRHRQDLPPEIVTKLVHAIRACKEGIERVHIIDGREQEGLLGEVFSNEGIGTLIHANEYQSIRQAQKKDVRAIHTLIQQGIANDELVKRTRAELEKIIGDYYVFEVDRNPVACVALHLYPEQNVAELASLYVDSRYENQGIGQKLIAFVENVARSRGIPRLFALSTQAVNYFIQKAGFRLGHPDDLPPSRREKYELQGRRSAVLIKELLPRELAPLRSGASIG; encoded by the coding sequence ATGCGCGAACGCTTGACCCATTTCCGTGAAATCCTGCGTTACGTTCCCCGCTTCCGGGACCGGGTCTTTGTTATTGCCCTGGATGGCGCCGTCGTGGAAGATGACAACTTCCCCAATTTACTCCTGGACATCGCCCTTTTACGCAGCCTCAATATCCGGGTGGTGCTGGTCCATGGAGCGGCCCGCCAAATCCGCCGCTATGCCGAAATGATTGGCGTCACCCCCTCGGACCTCGACGGCACCGGGGTGACGGACCGCACCACTCTGCAAGTCGCCATTACCGCGGCCAATCGAGTCAACCACGAGATTCTCGAAGGGTTGACGGCCAACGACCTGCGCGCTGTCTGCCCCAACGCCATCGTCGCCCATCCCGCGGGCATCCTCGGCGGAGTCGATCACCTCTTCACCGGGCGGGTCGAACGCGTCGATGTCGGCCTGCTGACCACCCTGCTCGAACATGACATCATCCCGGTCATCCCGCCCATCGGCATCGACGGCTGCGGCAACTCTTTTCGTCTCAACTCCGATGCGGTCGCGGTGGAGGTGGCCAAGGCCTTACGCGCCATCAAACTCATCTACCTCAACACGGAAGGGGGCATCCCGGCGCCCGATGGCTCCGTCATTCGCCAGATGCCCGTGCAGGAAGCAGACGCCTTCCTCAAGCGCCATCGCCAGGATTTGCCGCCGGAAATTGTGACCAAACTCGTACATGCCATCCGCGCCTGCAAGGAAGGCATCGAGCGGGTCCACATCATCGATGGACGCGAGCAGGAAGGGCTGCTGGGAGAAGTCTTCTCCAACGAAGGGATCGGCACGCTCATCCACGCCAACGAGTATCAATCCATCCGGCAAGCCCAGAAGAAGGATGTCCGCGCCATCCATACGCTCATCCAGCAGGGGATCGCTAACGACGAATTGGTCAAGCGTACACGGGCGGAACTGGAAAAAATCATCGGAGACTATTACGTCTTCGAGGTGGACCGCAATCCGGTCGCCTGCGTCGCTCTGCACCTCTATCCGGAGCAGAATGTGGCCGAACTCGCCAGCCTCTACGTGGACAGCCGCTACGAAAATCAAGGCATCGGCCAGAAACTGATTGCCTTTGTGGAAAATGTCGCCCGCAGTCGAGGCATCCCGCGCTTGTTCGCCCTCTCCACGCAAGCCGTCAACTACTTCATCCAAAAGGCAGGGTTCCGCTTGGGCCATCCGGACGATCTGCCCCCTTCTCGGCGCGAAAAGTACGAACTCCAGGGCCGCCGCTCCGCTGTCCTCATCAAGGAGCTGCTGCCGCGCGAATTGGCACCGCTCCGATCGGGGGCTTCCATCGGCTAA
- a CDS encoding NAD(P)/FAD-dependent oxidoreductase: protein MPEKVVIIGSGPAGWTAAIYAARAELQPLVFQGNPYDERNRQNGTLPLGQLALTTEVENFPSWPPGDTRQYLATALRRDDPDFPHWVAANQPQPTHGINGPELMALMRQQAVHFGARVESKDIVKVDLRRRPFLLTAHDGQTVETHTVIIATGARANYLGLPSEERFKNRGVSACAVCDGALPRFRNKPLVVVGGGDSAVEEATYLSKFASEIHLLVRRDVMRASKIMQERIKSNPKVTIHWHTEVEEVLGDDQNGVTAVRVRNNQTGEKRVIPAAGMFLAIGHTPNVAFLEGQVELTEKGYIRWTTLGRTYTSVEGVFAAGDVADDYYRQAVTAAGTGCMAALDAERYLAHHGLA from the coding sequence ATGCCGGAGAAGGTCGTGATCATCGGTTCGGGTCCTGCGGGCTGGACGGCGGCGATTTACGCGGCCCGCGCGGAGTTGCAGCCGTTGGTTTTTCAAGGCAACCCGTACGATGAGCGGAATCGCCAGAACGGGACGCTGCCGCTGGGCCAACTTGCCTTGACCACGGAGGTGGAGAACTTCCCCTCCTGGCCGCCAGGGGATACCCGGCAGTATCTGGCGACGGCCTTGCGCCGGGATGATCCCGATTTTCCCCATTGGGTGGCAGCCAATCAACCGCAGCCGACGCATGGAATCAATGGCCCGGAACTGATGGCCTTGATGCGGCAGCAGGCGGTCCACTTTGGAGCGCGGGTGGAGTCGAAAGACATCGTCAAGGTGGATTTGCGCCGCCGGCCTTTCCTGCTGACGGCCCACGATGGGCAAACAGTCGAGACCCACACGGTGATCATCGCCACGGGCGCGCGGGCCAACTACCTGGGATTGCCCAGCGAGGAGCGGTTCAAGAACCGGGGTGTATCGGCCTGTGCCGTTTGCGACGGCGCCTTGCCCCGCTTCCGCAATAAGCCGCTCGTGGTAGTCGGCGGCGGCGACTCCGCGGTGGAAGAGGCCACCTATCTATCCAAGTTTGCCAGCGAGATTCACCTTCTGGTCCGTCGCGATGTCATGCGGGCGAGCAAGATCATGCAGGAACGCATCAAGAGCAATCCTAAGGTGACCATCCATTGGCACACCGAAGTGGAGGAAGTGCTGGGAGATGATCAAAACGGCGTCACCGCCGTGCGGGTGCGTAACAATCAGACTGGCGAGAAACGGGTGATACCGGCGGCGGGAATGTTCCTCGCCATTGGCCACACCCCGAATGTGGCCTTCCTGGAGGGTCAGGTTGAGCTGACGGAGAAGGGATACATCCGCTGGACGACCCTGGGGCGGACGTACACGAGCGTCGAGGGGGTGTTTGCCGCCGGGGATGTCGCGGATGATTACTATCGCCAAGCAGTCACGGCAGCGGGCACCGGTTGCATGGCGGCCCTGGATGCCGAGCGTTACCTGGCCCACCACGGCCTGGCCTGA
- a CDS encoding molybdopterin dinucleotide binding domain-containing protein has protein sequence MPSRYLLIPIRSNKQGVQVNVGKEGPEYQSLVTVLTMHPEDVREAGLQAGQPVRVRTVHGEAVFVCQEGNVPRGLLFVPYGPPTCRLMGGETDGTGMPTSKGWEVELEPLSSSEVLHSEAGTIPGANG, from the coding sequence ATGCCTAGCCGCTACCTGCTCATCCCGATCCGCTCCAATAAACAAGGAGTGCAGGTCAATGTCGGCAAGGAGGGACCGGAATACCAGTCCCTGGTGACGGTGCTGACGATGCATCCGGAGGACGTGCGGGAGGCGGGATTGCAAGCGGGGCAGCCGGTGCGCGTGCGTACCGTCCACGGCGAGGCGGTGTTCGTCTGCCAGGAGGGAAATGTGCCACGCGGGCTGCTCTTCGTGCCCTATGGTCCGCCGACCTGCCGCCTGATGGGGGGAGAGACCGACGGTACAGGCATGCCGACCTCCAAAGGGTGGGAAGTGGAGCTGGAACCGCTTTCCTCCTCCGAAGTGCTTCACTCGGAAGCCGGGACGATTCCCGGTGCCAACGGCTGA